A single Alcanivorax borkumensis SK2 DNA region contains:
- a CDS encoding putative quinol monooxygenase has protein sequence MIIVKGSFPIKEDEQPDALALVQALASASRGERGCLAYEVYLQADAPRVIMVWQQWSNLDALEIHFGSEHVGAFLDAIPDMIDGDVTSARFDVSSMDGDPIVEEVGEIVPMVLADNIILH, from the coding sequence ATGATTATAGTGAAAGGCTCCTTTCCCATAAAAGAAGACGAACAGCCCGATGCGTTGGCGCTGGTGCAAGCGCTTGCTAGTGCGTCGCGGGGGGAGCGGGGATGTTTGGCCTATGAAGTGTATCTGCAGGCCGATGCGCCACGAGTAATTATGGTGTGGCAGCAGTGGTCGAACCTTGATGCGCTGGAAATCCACTTTGGCTCCGAGCATGTGGGCGCCTTCCTGGATGCCATTCCCGACATGATTGATGGTGATGTCACTTCTGCTCGGTTTGATGTGTCCAGCATGGATGGCGACCCCATTGTAGAAGAGGTGGGCGAGATTGTGCCCATGGTGCTGGCGGACAATATTATTTTGCACTGA
- a CDS encoding AAA family ATPase, protein MKTRIDSVEDIIRSFSEQGYICSERIALAVYLAAQLHKPVLVEGPPGVGKTELAKAAAAFLEAPLIRLQCYEGLDESRALYEWKYGKQLLYTQLLRDKLGGMLADTDSLEASMDRLGDLGEAFYSETFLEPRPLLHALRSDEPAVLLIDEIDKADQEFEAFLLELLSDFQISIPELGTVKAKHQPLVLLTSNDQRELSDALKRRCLHLYIPYPEAELEANIVAARVPDLDVRLREQLVAFIQYLREQDMKKLPAISETLDWARALVLLHADSLEQQQVADTLNLVLKTEQDVTLARELLPAWLRKLDKR, encoded by the coding sequence ATGAAAACCCGTATCGACTCCGTCGAAGATATTATTCGCAGTTTCTCCGAACAGGGATACATTTGTAGCGAGCGTATTGCGTTGGCGGTGTATCTGGCGGCGCAGTTGCACAAGCCGGTACTGGTAGAGGGTCCGCCCGGGGTGGGAAAAACCGAACTGGCTAAAGCCGCGGCGGCGTTTTTGGAAGCACCGCTCATTCGCTTGCAGTGTTATGAGGGGCTGGATGAGAGCCGTGCCTTGTACGAGTGGAAGTATGGCAAGCAGTTGCTGTACACGCAGCTTTTGCGTGACAAGCTGGGCGGTATGCTGGCGGACACTGACAGCCTGGAAGCCAGTATGGATCGCCTGGGTGACTTGGGCGAAGCTTTTTACAGTGAAACGTTTCTAGAGCCTCGCCCTCTACTGCATGCGTTGCGCAGCGATGAGCCCGCGGTGTTGTTGATTGATGAAATCGACAAGGCTGATCAGGAATTTGAGGCATTTCTGCTGGAGCTGCTTTCTGATTTCCAAATTTCCATCCCCGAGCTAGGCACAGTGAAGGCGAAGCACCAGCCATTGGTATTGTTGACCAGTAATGATCAGCGTGAATTGTCTGATGCGTTAAAGCGGCGCTGCTTGCACCTTTATATTCCTTACCCGGAAGCTGAGCTGGAAGCGAACATTGTGGCGGCGCGGGTACCGGATCTGGATGTTAGATTACGTGAGCAGTTGGTAGCGTTTATTCAGTACCTGCGAGAGCAGGATATGAAGAAGCTGCCGGCGATTTCCGAAACTCTGGACTGGGCGCGAGCGCTGGTCTTGCTGCACGCGGATTCACTGGAGCAGCAGCAGGTTGCGGATACACTTAACCTCGTGTTGAAGACCGAACAGGATGTGACTTTGGCGCGGGAGCTGTTACCGGCTTGGCTGCGTAAGCTGGACAAACGTTAA
- a CDS encoding vWA domain-containing protein has translation MPTRRLSEFVQALRGAGLRISPDEATQAMDAAALVGYQGRQRFHDALAMTLVKQEEDRSAFEETFARFFAVTSDVRSGLSSQSAPRAMPAAVNEAGETSEKGRTEEVFADLTTQTPAQLDQRLAEAAARMDFTQMEVITQQGLYTRRLLMNMGMGAVDDRILELDKGGDLCLARAETLRQWRQEVREQAADHVRRQFLLHGAGKGRALREQTMRAVPFRHLREFQEVKTLVRRMARRLASLHQRRMKKSRRGMLDARRTLVAGIRHDGIPMRLHWRQRPVQKSRVMVICDVSSSVSDAARFLLQFLYAMNDVLPRVRSFAFASRFDEITEDFQRYSPDVAVGRVLDRLSGSGTDYAEMFADFWRRCERELDSHTTVIILGDARNNYLPEGAEVLQQIRRRVKQVWWLNPEARSRWNSGDAVMDRYLPHCRMARQCASLDDLERIVDSLLKGLN, from the coding sequence ATGCCAACCCGTCGCCTTTCTGAATTTGTGCAGGCCCTGCGTGGTGCAGGGTTACGGATTTCGCCGGATGAAGCGACCCAGGCTATGGATGCCGCTGCGTTGGTGGGCTACCAGGGCCGACAACGTTTTCATGATGCCCTGGCGATGACGTTGGTGAAGCAGGAAGAGGACCGCTCGGCCTTCGAGGAGACCTTTGCGCGTTTTTTTGCGGTGACGTCTGATGTTCGCTCTGGCTTATCATCGCAGAGCGCACCGCGTGCCATGCCGGCTGCGGTGAACGAGGCTGGCGAAACGAGCGAGAAGGGTCGGACAGAGGAGGTATTTGCTGATCTGACCACCCAAACCCCTGCCCAATTGGATCAACGCCTTGCCGAAGCTGCGGCGCGAATGGATTTCACTCAGATGGAAGTGATTACCCAGCAAGGACTGTATACCCGTCGATTACTGATGAACATGGGCATGGGGGCTGTGGATGATCGTATTCTAGAGCTGGATAAAGGGGGAGATCTTTGTCTGGCTCGGGCGGAAACACTGCGGCAATGGAGGCAGGAGGTTCGTGAGCAAGCAGCCGACCATGTGCGACGGCAATTTCTTCTGCACGGTGCCGGTAAGGGGCGGGCGCTGCGCGAGCAAACCATGCGTGCGGTGCCCTTCCGGCACCTGCGCGAATTTCAAGAAGTAAAAACATTGGTGCGACGCATGGCGCGGCGCCTGGCTAGTCTGCATCAGCGGCGCATGAAAAAAAGTCGACGAGGCATGTTGGACGCGCGACGCACTTTGGTGGCCGGTATTCGTCACGATGGCATACCTATGCGATTGCATTGGCGCCAGCGGCCAGTTCAGAAAAGCCGAGTCATGGTGATTTGTGATGTGTCCAGTTCGGTGAGTGATGCCGCTCGTTTTCTGCTGCAGTTTCTGTACGCAATGAATGATGTGTTACCGCGGGTACGCAGTTTTGCGTTTGCGTCACGCTTTGATGAAATTACGGAGGATTTTCAGCGCTACAGCCCGGATGTGGCTGTGGGTAGGGTTTTGGATCGTCTGTCTGGCAGCGGTACGGATTATGCGGAAATGTTTGCGGATTTCTGGCGTCGTTGTGAACGGGAGTTGGATAGTCATACCACGGTTATTATTTTGGGTGATGCACGAAATAACTATCTTCCTGAGGGTGCCGAGGTGTTACAGCAAATCCGTCGGCGGGTGAAACAGGTATGGTGGCTCAACCCCGAGGCTCGTTCTCGCTGGAATAGCGGGGATGCGGTGATGGACCGCTATTTGCCCCATTGTCGGATGGCTCGCCAATGCGCTTCACTGGATGACCTTGAACGGATTGTGGATTCGCTGCTCAAGGGGCTAAATTAG
- a CDS encoding hybrid sensor histidine kinase/response regulator has protein sequence MTQGLLIFKQGIATVFLLMLAISGHSLTLSDEQDSYQAAHGMQWLAGPKQAYSPEMALQAFLDDQGEKIHDKYPSLGFRKGLQWFLIPIENQSGQSLWFARMGRPHLDYLDIYLFDQQGKRLWHNRLGDRVPFHTRAFAHSHLVSTLNLPINTRRYLLLRAQGDNVIDLPVSVMSATAFNQQDTQVTIFYGLYFGAMVAIFLFNLLIFISIRDRSYLLYVLYLGTFTLNIFTREGLSYQWLWPQATQWNHYSIPILNLLTLAFSILFTCQFLELKKRAPTINRGLVATASVLILFAPLTLIDFHFFIQASTAIILPWLLVAIALSIWLIRQGYSPARYFLLAFTAVALATMAYILKTFQLINGGWLLENIMPMGTFIEALLLSFALAHRMTILKSENARIQNEANEILEQRVSERTSELNAALNARSEFLAVMSHEIRTPLNGIIGTVDMLKGSPLNDEQRHNLNVIEQSGNSLLNLINDILDYSRIEAGKMPIEQTSFNLFNLLNESLTLFQHKAQIHSNALTLDVAPNVSERCLGDPVRLRQILVNLISNAVKFTDNGTITVRAQRDPANSDYLYFEVQDSGTGISEEQQRRLFDHFQQGDSSTSRRYGGTGLGLAICRQLVEIMGGEIGVDSKPKQGSRFWFRLPIPCTERADTCTTAPAIDNQSVLFEGRLLIVDDNHINLMVAEGLCQKLGYETEVAESGLEAIAVLMSTTQPFDLILMDCEMPDMDGFETSRAIIKLQQENRLPWVPIIALTAHAIPDKIRACRDAGMIGHLAKPVNLARLQTTLRQALRSTGPRPSKARNHSDSQR, from the coding sequence ATGACACAGGGGCTTCTCATCTTCAAGCAGGGAATTGCTACCGTCTTCCTGCTCATGCTGGCGATCTCAGGTCATAGCCTGACGCTTAGCGATGAGCAGGACAGTTACCAAGCGGCCCACGGCATGCAATGGCTGGCAGGCCCCAAGCAAGCCTACAGTCCGGAAATGGCTCTGCAGGCTTTTCTCGATGACCAGGGCGAGAAAATTCATGATAAGTACCCTTCTCTAGGTTTTCGTAAAGGCTTGCAATGGTTTCTCATCCCCATCGAAAACCAGAGTGGCCAGTCTTTATGGTTTGCCCGCATGGGCCGCCCCCATCTAGACTATCTCGACATCTACCTTTTCGACCAACAAGGTAAGCGGCTATGGCACAATCGCCTCGGCGACCGTGTTCCTTTCCATACTCGGGCATTCGCTCATAGTCACCTAGTCTCCACGCTCAACCTTCCGATAAATACGCGGCGCTACCTGTTGCTACGTGCCCAAGGCGACAATGTGATTGATTTGCCGGTCTCCGTTATGTCAGCAACGGCGTTCAATCAACAGGACACCCAAGTCACTATTTTTTATGGCCTATATTTCGGAGCGATGGTTGCCATATTTTTGTTTAACCTGCTGATATTTATCTCCATCCGGGATCGCAGCTATCTACTATATGTTCTTTACTTAGGCACCTTCACCCTCAACATTTTCACTCGCGAAGGACTAAGCTATCAATGGCTTTGGCCACAAGCCACGCAGTGGAATCATTATTCTATACCTATCTTAAATCTACTCACCCTCGCGTTTTCTATCCTCTTTACTTGCCAGTTTCTCGAGCTAAAAAAACGCGCACCGACCATCAACCGCGGACTGGTCGCAACCGCCAGCGTGCTGATTCTCTTTGCCCCACTCACGTTGATTGATTTCCATTTTTTCATTCAGGCCAGCACCGCCATTATCCTGCCCTGGCTGCTTGTTGCCATCGCCCTATCCATCTGGCTAATTCGGCAAGGCTACAGCCCCGCACGCTATTTCCTGCTAGCCTTCACCGCTGTCGCTCTAGCCACCATGGCCTATATTCTGAAGACATTTCAGCTTATCAATGGCGGCTGGTTGCTGGAAAACATCATGCCGATGGGGACGTTTATCGAAGCACTCCTTCTATCGTTTGCTCTAGCCCACCGTATGACCATACTGAAAAGTGAAAATGCCCGAATTCAGAATGAAGCAAACGAGATTCTTGAACAGCGTGTTAGCGAGCGCACCAGCGAACTTAATGCCGCACTCAATGCCCGCAGTGAATTTCTAGCCGTCATGAGTCACGAAATCCGCACCCCATTGAACGGCATTATCGGCACAGTGGACATGCTCAAGGGCTCCCCCCTAAACGATGAACAACGCCACAACCTGAATGTAATCGAGCAATCGGGCAATAGCCTGCTGAATCTCATCAATGACATCCTAGATTACTCTCGCATCGAAGCGGGCAAGATGCCCATCGAGCAAACCAGCTTCAACCTGTTCAACCTTCTCAATGAATCCCTCACCCTGTTTCAGCACAAAGCCCAGATTCACTCCAACGCCTTGACCCTCGACGTTGCTCCTAACGTAAGCGAACGCTGCTTAGGCGACCCAGTAAGACTTCGGCAAATCTTGGTTAACCTGATCAGCAACGCAGTGAAATTCACCGACAATGGCACCATCACCGTACGCGCACAGCGCGACCCCGCTAACAGCGACTACCTATACTTTGAAGTGCAAGACAGCGGCACGGGTATTTCCGAAGAACAACAAAGGCGACTCTTCGATCACTTCCAGCAAGGCGACAGCTCCACCAGCCGACGCTATGGTGGCACCGGCCTGGGGCTAGCGATTTGTCGACAACTAGTGGAAATTATGGGGGGAGAAATCGGGGTAGACAGCAAGCCCAAACAAGGCTCTCGTTTTTGGTTCAGGCTGCCCATTCCTTGCACCGAACGCGCGGACACTTGTACAACAGCACCTGCCATCGACAACCAATCGGTGCTATTCGAAGGACGACTACTGATCGTCGACGACAACCATATCAACTTGATGGTCGCCGAGGGGCTATGTCAGAAACTTGGCTACGAGACAGAAGTGGCGGAGAGCGGATTGGAGGCCATCGCCGTACTCATGTCCACCACGCAACCATTCGATCTAATACTAATGGATTGTGAAATGCCGGACATGGACGGCTTTGAAACCTCCAGGGCGATCATCAAACTGCAACAAGAAAACCGTCTACCCTGGGTACCTATCATCGCACTCACCGCCCATGCGATACCGGACAAAATCCGCGCTTGCCGCGACGCGGGCATGATCGGTCATCTGGCCAAGCCAGTGAACCTTGCGCGCCTACAAACCACATTGCGGCAGGCCCTTCGCAGCACAGGGCCTCGCCCATCAAAAGCCAGGAATCATTCAGACTCTCAAAGGTAA
- a CDS encoding porin family protein: MKVIMRNALVLSCSLIVAPGAFAVGPYIGGNYSQIQYDNEEYDTDTLKIDSATINAGYEFTDFLALEARGGLGFDEDSQGIVDFDMDHLYGGYVKLSAPIGEKIRPYVIGGYTKVKGEVSANGTLAGVDYSYSDTETFEDESYGAGLDFNITDTVGANLEYMRYVDTDEEEISGISVGLRSAF, translated from the coding sequence ATGAAAGTCATTATGCGTAATGCGCTGGTTTTGTCTTGTTCATTGATCGTGGCACCCGGTGCCTTTGCGGTCGGCCCGTACATTGGCGGTAACTACAGCCAAATTCAGTACGATAACGAAGAGTATGACACGGATACCCTGAAAATCGACTCGGCCACGATCAATGCCGGGTATGAGTTTACGGATTTTCTGGCACTGGAAGCTCGGGGTGGTTTGGGTTTTGATGAGGATTCCCAAGGTATTGTCGATTTCGACATGGACCATCTGTACGGTGGGTATGTGAAGCTGAGCGCCCCTATCGGTGAGAAAATTCGCCCTTATGTTATCGGCGGGTATACAAAAGTGAAGGGTGAAGTATCAGCCAATGGCACGCTAGCGGGAGTGGATTACTCCTACAGTGATACTGAAACCTTTGAAGATGAATCCTATGGCGCCGGTTTGGACTTTAATATCACTGATACGGTTGGAGCCAACTTGGAATACATGCGTTATGTGGATACCGATGAGGAAGAAATCTCCGGTATCAGTGTTGGTCTGCGTTCTGCGTTCTAA
- a CDS encoding ABC1 kinase family protein, which produces MADNRRRKRPTTATGRLFRLTGMTTSIATRVAGHQVKGLFQSDQSKAADREKLLQYIGKEVAATLGEMKGAVMKVGQIASQMQDILPAEISDQLKILQNASAPMPFHVIRRQLERELGAPLDELFARFEDQPFAAASIGQVHHALTPAGDEVVVKVQYPAVKESIDSDMKHLRRILRLGSLLKVDETALNAVFREIRSQLHEELDYLQEASNLEHFQAFHQQQPWLVIPQVFPALSSEKVLTLSYETGIPLDQVDDEHGFDQATRNLLGERLFDAIGQQIFQLRAVHCDPHPGNFAFRPDGSIVIYDFGAVKRLPPQDADLLKRLVRAAMNKEWATLDTMLMELGARKKDTQVSSDFYAVWIELLLRAFDDEPYDFGHSQLHTDIMRQVKRTPLEQILKFQPSSRSLLVERVISGHYWTMMKLGVNTAFRPNLEKAINIAGD; this is translated from the coding sequence ATGGCCGACAATCGTCGCCGAAAACGCCCCACCACTGCCACCGGCCGATTGTTTCGGCTCACCGGCATGACCACCTCAATCGCCACTCGGGTGGCCGGCCATCAGGTCAAAGGGCTGTTCCAGTCTGACCAATCCAAAGCCGCTGACCGGGAAAAACTGCTGCAATATATTGGTAAGGAGGTGGCTGCCACGCTGGGGGAGATGAAAGGCGCGGTCATGAAAGTCGGCCAGATTGCATCGCAGATGCAGGATATCCTGCCCGCGGAAATCAGTGATCAACTGAAAATTCTGCAGAATGCTTCCGCCCCCATGCCCTTCCATGTGATTCGACGGCAACTGGAGCGCGAACTTGGCGCCCCGCTGGATGAATTATTTGCCCGTTTCGAAGACCAGCCTTTTGCCGCAGCATCCATTGGTCAGGTACACCATGCCCTGACTCCGGCAGGCGACGAAGTAGTGGTAAAAGTACAGTACCCTGCGGTCAAGGAATCCATTGATTCAGATATGAAGCACTTACGCCGTATTCTGCGCCTCGGCAGCTTACTGAAAGTGGATGAAACAGCACTGAATGCCGTATTCAGGGAAATTCGCAGCCAGCTCCACGAGGAGCTGGATTACCTTCAGGAAGCCTCCAACCTGGAACATTTTCAGGCATTTCATCAGCAACAGCCATGGCTGGTCATTCCCCAGGTTTTTCCAGCTTTATCCAGTGAAAAGGTGCTGACCCTGAGTTACGAAACCGGCATCCCCCTAGACCAGGTCGACGACGAACATGGTTTCGACCAGGCCACTCGCAACCTGCTCGGGGAGCGACTATTCGATGCCATCGGCCAACAAATTTTTCAGTTACGTGCCGTCCATTGCGACCCCCACCCCGGTAATTTTGCATTTCGCCCCGATGGCTCCATCGTGATCTATGACTTTGGCGCAGTGAAGCGACTCCCCCCGCAAGATGCTGATTTACTAAAACGGCTCGTGCGCGCGGCGATGAACAAGGAATGGGCAACTCTGGACACAATGCTAATGGAACTGGGGGCACGCAAAAAGGACACCCAGGTCAGTAGCGATTTTTATGCGGTCTGGATCGAATTGCTGCTGCGAGCCTTTGATGACGAGCCCTACGACTTCGGGCACTCACAACTCCATACCGACATCATGCGTCAGGTAAAACGCACCCCTTTAGAACAAATTCTCAAGTTCCAGCCCTCCTCGCGCAGCCTACTGGTTGAGCGGGTCATCAGCGGGCACTACTGGACCATGATGAAACTGGGCGTAAACACGGCCTTTCGACCGAACCTGGAAAAAGCGATCAACATCGCCGGGGACTAA
- a CDS encoding phasin family protein: MGELKDLREQSESLVNRAKQLGNKLYLAGLGAYEKAEEGSEELFNKYVETGSKAFGEEAESKPKALLASRGALVAARELLDSAPEKRLALYQKLLEAGKKERGEKAEETNEYLLASLGAVATAREEGEKLFNELVSTGEKRD, from the coding sequence ATGGGCGAGCTGAAAGATCTCCGCGAACAAAGCGAATCTCTGGTAAACCGTGCCAAGCAGCTAGGTAACAAGCTGTACTTGGCAGGCTTGGGCGCCTACGAAAAAGCCGAAGAAGGCTCTGAAGAGCTATTCAACAAATACGTTGAAACCGGCTCTAAAGCATTTGGCGAAGAAGCTGAGAGCAAACCCAAGGCCCTGCTAGCAAGCCGTGGCGCACTGGTCGCTGCCCGCGAGTTGCTCGACAGCGCCCCGGAAAAGCGCCTGGCCTTGTACCAAAAGTTGCTTGAAGCTGGCAAGAAAGAACGCGGTGAAAAAGCCGAAGAAACCAATGAATATCTGCTGGCAAGTCTTGGCGCCGTTGCCACTGCCCGCGAAGAAGGTGAGAAACTGTTCAATGAGCTGGTTTCCACTGGCGAAAAACGCGACTGA
- a CDS encoding AraC family transcriptional regulator, whose amino-acid sequence MTILKMDPEEYSVSAEYLALLLAVLSRRGVATETLLEGTRIEPGCWRNPQARITAQDFERVAIRAIELSGEPWLGWELGASMTLSSHGFLGYAAMSSATLGEALELAVKYFRTRSTLVQLETFTDGDMAVMQINELLALGELAPLIMESLFSSFHFMGEKLVPGQEVIGELRFSYPEPDYFARLRPVMPVPVYFDCAYNQMRFPVERMKYTLQFADPRLARMAADQCEQEMATIKLPPPLLGQVRRIILGGGGRFPGVEEVAGELHMSSRTLKRKLQQLGTSYQEVLDGLRKGLAVEYLTQSEKTVDEIAMTLGYSDASNFARAFRRWTARSPSDYRP is encoded by the coding sequence ATGACAATTCTAAAAATGGATCCGGAGGAATACTCCGTGTCGGCGGAATATCTAGCCTTGTTGTTGGCGGTCTTATCCCGCCGTGGTGTTGCCACTGAGACTTTGCTTGAAGGCACTCGAATCGAGCCCGGCTGTTGGCGTAATCCGCAGGCGCGGATCACCGCGCAGGATTTTGAAAGGGTCGCCATCCGCGCCATCGAGCTGTCCGGGGAGCCCTGGCTGGGTTGGGAGCTTGGTGCGTCGATGACGCTATCTTCTCACGGTTTTCTTGGTTACGCCGCCATGAGCAGCGCTACCCTGGGTGAGGCACTGGAGTTGGCGGTTAAATATTTCCGCACCCGCAGCACCTTGGTGCAGCTGGAAACCTTTACTGATGGCGACATGGCGGTCATGCAGATTAATGAATTGCTGGCGCTGGGAGAGCTGGCTCCGCTGATTATGGAAAGCCTGTTTTCAAGCTTCCATTTTATGGGTGAAAAGCTGGTTCCGGGGCAGGAAGTGATTGGTGAGCTGCGTTTCTCTTATCCAGAGCCTGACTATTTTGCTCGCTTGCGGCCGGTGATGCCGGTGCCAGTGTATTTCGATTGTGCCTACAATCAAATGCGCTTTCCGGTGGAGCGCATGAAATACACTTTACAGTTTGCGGATCCGCGTCTGGCCAGAATGGCGGCAGATCAATGTGAGCAGGAAATGGCGACGATCAAGTTGCCGCCGCCTTTGTTGGGGCAGGTGCGGCGGATCATTCTGGGTGGCGGTGGCCGCTTCCCTGGGGTGGAAGAGGTAGCTGGTGAGCTGCATATGTCGTCACGCACCTTGAAACGCAAGCTGCAGCAATTAGGTACCAGTTACCAAGAGGTGCTGGATGGGTTACGTAAAGGTCTGGCGGTGGAATATCTGACTCAGTCCGAGAAAACCGTAGATGAAATAGCGATGACGCTGGGCTATTCCGATGCCTCCAACTTTGCACGTGCTTTTCGGCGCTGGACGGCCCGTAGCCCGTCGGATTACCGGCCATAG
- a CDS encoding HIT domain-containing protein has protein sequence MAMLHPRLAADTGALGETDLCWLRWMNDQRFAWIIVVPKRDGLREWHHLPMDEQQALLAQVNDLAGQLERITDADKINIGALGNMVPQLHIHIIARYVDDPCWPGPVWGQGTPQPWADGQVPVWIAELALADGVITGGC, from the coding sequence ATGGCCATGCTTCATCCTCGCCTAGCTGCCGATACCGGTGCTTTGGGAGAAACAGATTTGTGCTGGTTGCGTTGGATGAACGATCAGCGTTTTGCTTGGATTATCGTGGTGCCCAAGCGTGACGGGCTACGAGAGTGGCACCATTTGCCGATGGATGAACAGCAGGCGCTGTTGGCGCAGGTGAATGACTTGGCCGGTCAGCTTGAGCGTATTACTGATGCGGATAAGATCAATATCGGTGCGTTGGGAAACATGGTGCCGCAGCTGCATATCCATATCATTGCCCGCTATGTCGATGACCCTTGCTGGCCTGGCCCGGTATGGGGGCAAGGGACGCCGCAACCTTGGGCGGACGGTCAAGTGCCGGTTTGGATTGCTGAGTTGGCGTTGGCGGACGGTGTAATCACGGGAGGCTGTTGA
- a CDS encoding CPXCG motif-containing cysteine-rich protein — MAELLPATVQCPHCWESIEVLVDPSVEEQEYVEDCQVCCQPLLFTVQLPFGSDSPQVEVRPENE; from the coding sequence ATGGCTGAGTTGTTGCCAGCGACCGTGCAGTGTCCCCATTGCTGGGAGTCCATCGAGGTTTTGGTGGACCCCTCTGTGGAGGAACAGGAGTACGTGGAAGATTGTCAGGTGTGCTGCCAGCCGCTGCTATTCACCGTGCAGTTACCGTTTGGCAGTGACTCGCCGCAAGTAGAGGTGCGGCCGGAGAATGAGTAG
- a CDS encoding SelT/SelW/SelH family protein gives MPSSRVVIHYCSQCNWLLRSGWYAQELLATFSDELDEVALRPSTGGIFWIEANGQQIWERKKDGGFPEITELKRRVRDALFPERDLGHIDRKG, from the coding sequence ATGCCCAGCAGCCGCGTTGTCATTCACTACTGCAGCCAATGCAACTGGCTGCTGCGTAGCGGTTGGTATGCCCAGGAATTACTAGCAACGTTCAGCGATGAACTGGATGAAGTGGCCTTGCGGCCCAGTACCGGTGGAATATTCTGGATTGAAGCTAACGGTCAACAAATTTGGGAACGTAAAAAAGATGGCGGCTTCCCGGAGATTACCGAGTTAAAACGGCGAGTACGGGACGCCCTATTCCCGGAAAGGGATTTAGGGCATATCGACCGAAAGGGGTGA
- a CDS encoding YajG family lipoprotein — protein MLRAALIFTATTLFAGCALSPQMITVAPKADVEAANIGHNEPVQVIAVDSREQSAFGTRGGVYKETALVQPANDVKNAIEDAVRKGLQNQGFNAFNAGADATRLEVRLEQLDYVPEEGSVVNEVTLSLTLLAEASRADVVHIGTYKSSVVHDLPLTPTANRNQTMINEILSSAITRMLTDPKMQAFLAGNDTP, from the coding sequence ATGCTGCGTGCAGCCCTGATTTTCACCGCAACCACGTTATTTGCCGGTTGCGCATTAAGCCCACAAATGATTACCGTGGCCCCGAAAGCGGATGTGGAAGCCGCCAATATCGGCCACAATGAGCCCGTCCAAGTGATCGCCGTAGATTCCCGCGAGCAGAGCGCTTTTGGCACTCGAGGCGGCGTCTATAAAGAAACCGCCCTAGTACAACCCGCCAATGACGTGAAAAACGCCATCGAAGACGCTGTACGCAAAGGCCTGCAAAACCAAGGGTTCAACGCCTTTAATGCCGGCGCCGACGCCACCCGCCTGGAAGTACGGCTGGAGCAGCTGGACTATGTGCCTGAAGAAGGTTCAGTGGTTAACGAAGTCACCCTATCGCTGACGCTGCTAGCCGAAGCAAGCCGTGCGGACGTGGTACACATCGGCACCTATAAGAGCAGCGTAGTCCACGACCTGCCGCTCACCCCCACCGCCAACCGTAACCAAACCATGATCAACGAGATACTCAGCAGCGCCATCACCCGCATGCTCACTGACCCTAAAATGCAGGCATTCTTGGCCGGCAACGACACCCCCTAA